The Spinacia oleracea cultivar Varoflay chromosome 2, BTI_SOV_V1, whole genome shotgun sequence DNA segment GCAGGGTGCATCCTCTGGAAGAAACATACTGGAGGCATCGAAACAAGGAAGGACATCTCCCGTCATAATGAATAATCCACCTACACATTAAGACAGTTTGGTGTTAAGTGTTTGAATAACTCTAAATAGATCATTAAGAAGGTCATACGAAATGATAATACAGCAAAAGCTTCGAGATTCAGGACAAAGAATAACCTGAGATGTAACCTGTTGGCGTGATTGGGCAAACTCATGAAGAAATCAAGAACAAAAACCAAACATAAAAATACAAAACCTTAACCCACTATCTCAGCTAAATGGAAGCCCTCtaactaacttttttttttgaggaagCCAGCAAACTAACATAGAATCCACACAACATGCATGAATTCAACAAattcttttataaatataaacaAACTAAAGAATTACAAAACAGTAAGCTACCACTTGCAAAACCTCATGTATTAAAGGGCGGTAAGCAAATCTGCAAATGGCACTCGAATCTCCTTTAACGGAAGAAATAGAAGCTCGAGAAGGAATACTAAAACCTCGGCTCCACGCGGGCCAGCCGAGCCCGGCGCTCCGGAAGACGATGACGCAGAAAAGGTACTACGtcgcttaagcgaagcttttggTCGGGTTCAAGATTCAAGCCGAAGAATGGAAAAGATTCTTCAAAGAGTTTCAGGGCCCAAAAGTGCATGATAAATACCACCAAAGCCCAATACGGCCAACGAAATTAAGTGATTTATGGATGGAATCAAATATGCAGAATTTACAGACAAAAGTATTCAGTTATTGGGGAAAAAGCAACTTCCATCCAAAATGTGAGAAATTTTTATCACAtcatgtttgctgatgatctctTGATGTTTGCTAGAGCTGATCTCATTTAAGTAACaatgctttttttttgaaactcaGTAGCAGATCAGAGAATCAGCAAGCAGAGATCAGAACAGAAACCCTAGACCTAGGACTCTAGGAATTAAGCATGATTTCAACCAAACCATGAGTAAAAGGTTGATACTTCCAGAACTTTCCCAATTTACATAGAATATGTTGCAAGCATATGATTTTAACAAATTACGAAACTAAAATGAAATCAGATTGCAACGCTTGTATTAATAATGACCTTCGTTTTTAAAAGCCTGCCTGGCACAGGATGATATTGCAAGTATATGGTCAAAAAGCAGAGGAACAGGGCCATCGGGGTCATCTGCTGCCAAATATGGAAGTGGCAGGAAAACCTTTCCCATAGGATTTGCCCATGGGACCCTTTTGGAGTCACCTCCAGCATGCAGCAATAGTATATGTTTTTTTGCCAACAAATCAATATACGGCAGGTCAGGAACTCCATTGTTAAACCTTCCACCAGAAGAAGAGTCAATACTTCCATCAGCTCTCTGCACGTACCCCATGAAAGGAACAATTAAGTTAACACGGGTTAAATGATCCTACTTTATGATAATGAAACTGAAGAAAGCCAAAAACATAGTCCATGAGTAAAAATTGATTAACACAAAATGGAATCAGTAAAAGACAGCACGGTATGTACATAATTCATGGAGAAAAAAGATAACAAGTGATTCCTCACAGAGTCACAGGGTAGAAGAACATGAACAGATCCACATAACAATACAAGTACACCTGATAATACAAATCATACAATATGTGTGACAAAATTAGTTTAAAACTGTGTAATGCACATTAGATACAAATCAAGGTGGAGTACACCCTTAGAACTTTCCTTCCATTAAATACTGTTTTTCCTCGAAACATCAGACTATACTGAAAACAAGCATCCAAGTGCCCATTTTCTACAAGAAAATGCGCAGATTGTAACAGAATATTACTCttcattcatttatttatttatttttaacccTCTTGAGAATCAGTAAATCTGCTCTGAACTTAAGTTTCTAGAACTAAGATACATCAGTCAGAGGACTTCATCTTCTCAAGACCACCATAGCTACACTAACCACACCAGATATATCTTAATGCTTCTATCAGATGGAATTCCTCTATGTAATCTTGCTGGCTAGTCTATAAAGATACTCGAGCAAGTCCTACTAAGTACTACCAAGTAGCCATGTTTCATGAACAAAGAATATGAAACCTTCAAATCATCATCTTTTTAAAAGACTTACCTTATGAAAAAAATCCATCTATTGAAGAATTGTCACAAGTtcatatttcaattttttttcccagTTTGGTTTAACTTTTCATTGACTCCACTGCTGCACATTTCCATATTCTGGATAGGAAAAGGCAAAATTGATCCCCAAAACTAATAATCTTATCACGAAATCACTTATAATAGTAGATTCCTGATTATTTCCTGTGGTGATATTTTCACATCATATCTCCATACAACAATCATGTCTCATGGCCTTCATGCCTGGCTTTGGCCACTATGAAACTCAACCTTGGCCTAATATTTGACCGTGAATCAGTGATGCTGTTTAGGGTCGTATTGGTTCGAGTCATGTCAGGTCAATTCTTTTGTAAAATCATGTCAGATcggtttttgacagctctagtgtTAATATATAAATCCACCTTTCATTATTCTTTCCACCCCAAAGTCGTATAAGTTGTGCTGAAATTCAAGTACTATATGATCAATTAGTAAAAGTTGCCATTCAAAAGTCATCCTATGTTATCCATATACTATATAAAGTTAACTcgagataattaattaatcataacAGATCATACATTTCAAATTcggaaaattaaaatcaaatattGTCAAGTTCAATTATACTCACAATTCCACACCATCAATCCAATTTGATTGCAACTTCTCAATTTTTTGCAACACATTGTACAAAACAAAAAGGCAAATCACAACAAAAAAATTACCAAGTCGTGATCTTCGTTAGTAGCAATCCTTTCATAATGGAGAGCCAGCTGATGAATAGCATTGAGAGTGGCGGCACCAGAGCCGATGCGGTGGCCATGGGGATCCGGTACGGCAAGGGTAACGGTGGAGTCGGCGATGCGGCCCAGGCGTTTAGCGCGGTTGAGCTGCCATTTGTAAAGCTGAGCTTGCTCAGGACTCGCCGCTGTTAACACGACGGCATCCCACGTCGGAACCCTAGCAGGGTGGCGTACTGAAAGGCGTAATCTGTACCATGACTTGCGCAAAGTGTCAGCTATAATGGTTTTGGATTGTTTGTTGTGGTTTCTCCTACTccgccattttctctctcctccatttttaGTGTCTTCCATTTTTGCCGACAAGGAGAGATAGAGCGCGCGCGAGGAAGATGGGATCTGCAGTTTTTATTTTCAACCGATTATTGTCAGATGGATTAATTGTCCCTACGACGTCGTTGtaataaattaaattagggAGTAATGCAAATTGCAAAatctaatatattatatatataaatgaggcatatttgctgaaatattaaagCGCCACCCACGATTAttattggtttcggccaatgaaaaataaaatttctaatttatttttgaattaaagaaatcgagtgccacatagataattaattaggtgctacgtatatattttaattaattaattactaatatatgcaactccatccaaaatcaaacactcaaataatcaaaaaaataaatctaaaataaaattcatccaaaatcaaacaccaatctaaaataaaattcaatccaaaatcaaatattaatccaatatacaacttcattcaaaatcaaacacactaataattaaaaaataaattcaaaatgaaattcaatccaaaataaaaaaaactaatctaatctattatataaatatagcagttggtGTTCATATGAGtgttattttaacttaacaatttaatagaatctgtgcatcgcacgggctaaaaatctagtaaaaaatataaggggccTCGCATGGGCTAGAACCTGAGACGTTAATGGGACGTTTGGTCCGCAAACTAATAAGGGTTGGAGTCATGAATGATATCAAAGTGGAATGGATTTGGAACTTAATTCTTAATAACATGTGTTTGATTCGATTTGGGGATGGATTTTTTTCCTTTCGTTTAATGTCTAGAGTAAAGGTATGAGCCGTACCCACCTCTCCCCTAGGTTTCTAAACCCCATACCTTGGGGGTTTGAGGTATgtgtttaaaactcttaaaaaTTTCAACCAAACACATGGTATGATTTAGACCATTATAAACTTGTACGTTATACCTAGAATTCGCGAATCAAACACCGCTTAAGTACTTTTTTCCTTTTGCATACAAGTACGGACTACGGAGTATAAAGTGGAGTAACATTAAGGGGTCGTTTGGTTGGAGAAGGGGAAAGGGAAAGAGTATGCGAAAGGGAACCAAGGAGAATGGAATGAAAACCCTTTGATATAATATTTTGTTTGGGTTTATATTCCATTTTCTCACTTCACTTTTTGCTGTCAACAACACCCCGCTCCCGCTCCCTCTGTCGCCGCCTGCGGCCCTCCCCCTATGTCGCTGCCCTCTCCCTCTCTTTTGTCTCCCTCTGTCGCCCTCTGTCATCGGCTGCCCCTTCCCCTCGCACAGTTGCCAAAATTGGTGTTTTAaatgtcaaattcaaccataaaaaatcagatttgaaatttttaaggtcgaaTTTCACCATTTAACGACCTAATTAACAAGAAGAATATGTATTTTGCATTATCCATTATTGTGAAATGATTTTTTCCCCTAAATCTTAGAGTTTGTTGTTGGGTTTTGGGGTGAGATTCTGGAACATGTAGGTGGTTTGTGTGTGGCTTGAGGGTGGTTTTGTGGTAATCTCGAGTGGTTTCGGGATGGTTTTATGGTGGTAGGGGCAATTTCCGGTGTTGGGAGGGTGGTTTCAGGAATGTTGTCTATTTTTTTAGCATGGCATGGCGTCACGTCACGTCATTTGTCAACTAATGACGAGACATGGAAAGATGTATGCATTAGCTTGGAAATttaataattaactaattagtggCCTGGGCAATATCTTGAGTATTGGATATAGTTTGAGTTTTTCCACTCATTTCACATTCACTTATAAATTTCTTTATATGTGCAGTTTGAGAAAAATATGAATTTCATTATTTACGCAGTTTAAGAATAAAATGGTTGACCAACAATTGGTACACTAAGTTTTTGAGTAATTTACATTATTTGTGTAAAACGTTATTTTTTGTACTACTTTACTTATAACTTAAAAGATTTTAAGTTAAAATTGCATATTGAGTTACAAAGTCGAAATGCATCTTGGgtaaaaaataaggaaaaattGACGCCACCAGTCCCAACTATGATCGGTCTTCTTTAAAAGATTTCAACTTTTGATTAATCTAGGGCGGTCCTAACGTTAGGAGGTCTCAACTTTAGATGGTCCTTAATCAAAATTAACCTGATAAACCAGTTACTATTGCCACATGTCATGTTTATATTGGTTATTtggttttatttttgaaaaaaatcctCCTCCCAATTATTTATAGATTAGCTTCTTCTTCGTTACAGCAGGATAGATTATGAAAGAACCACTGGAAAAAAAATCACAGCTTGTGTTATAAATCTTaattgcaaaaataaataaatcatatgAAGTATTGAGCACTCCACGATAACAGTAACATATTGAAGAATCCTTAGATTAAAGCTAAGGTGAAAAAAATATCCACCCAACCCCATCGAAGAATCCACAATCGATCAGCGCACGCCGGCCACCTCATCATTGTAATTTGCACCGCTCCATAACGAAGGGGGTTAATCCTCTACTCAGCAAATACCACACCTCTACTCCACCGATTTCTTCCCGGAAAACTTCTTCATTAATGACGGCTAGCTAATTTACAAGTTTTCGTTTTAGTTTGTGGCTAGTTTAGGTCCTAGTTGATTTCTTCTCATGAGTCAAATCTAATCTTTTATACGGAGGCCCGATCTACCCGTTTAAGTGTTCGTGATGGATTTGGACGTTAGAATGCGTGGAAGGGAGAGGGGAAGCCGGAGGTAGATTTTTGTTTCGGTGGTGGTGAGTTTTCTGGTGGGTGGGATGAGTTTTTGGATGGGTATGATTAGTGGCGGGATGGCCAGGTTTAGTCGGCGGAAACGTGCATGGGTGGGTATGGTTATTGAGGGGGTGACTAGGTTTAGTCGGCGACAAGGTGACTGGGGTTGGGGTTGGTGGCAGGGTGGCTGGTGAAAGTTGTGGGTTTGAGTACGTAGTTGCTATAGGTGAGGAAGAAAGGGAGGAGGAAGAGTTTTGTTTTTTtgcaattaaattaaaaataaaactaaccAATAATATTGTGCCAAGTGttataaaagaaaaaacaaaagaaaaaaagaacttGTTCAGCAGGTTGTAAGTCACAAGTTCACAACGCATGATCAAAGTTGAGACCCATATAGTTGGGACCGCCCTGGATTGATCAAAAGTCGAGACCTTTTAAAGATGACCAACCATAGTTGGGACCGATGACGTcaaattttccttaaaaaacACATTTAATTAGGTAAAAGAAAGCGTGacattattttttcatatactTTTCTCTCTTAATTTCATGGTTTTATGTTTTCTCTAATTAAATTTTTAGATAAGATCTATGAATTGAATAGTAAATGAATAAAAGTTTGTTACCATAAATTGTTACTCGAATATATAAATTTGGGCATTATAGTTTTATACATTAATAAGAACGACTTTTCTCTTTTTTAATAGGCTTTTAGTCATAAGTTGCACTAAAATATGAGATGTCATAAGTTTGAGGATGAACAACAACATTtgttttttgtgaaaacacaatAAACAATAATGTGTTCTTTTTGTTGGCCTTTACATTGCCTTTTACCTTTTGGTTGTTTTAGTGGTCAAACAACCAATATACAAGTATACAGGTTTGGTAAGTGATTTTTTCCTTGCTAAAAAACAGGTTTTTCCGCCAAACCCCAAAAGCTAATAAGGTAGTGTTGTTTACATTGACGAATGACTTTCAATTTAGTAATTACATTTTGTATGTAACAACTAGTAGACAACAACCAACtttaccaaacacatttttaATTAGAAAGTCTACAGTCAAACAACCAACACAAACAACCTCAAACAAGCCaagtaaaacaaccaacaactgATTGTCAAGGCCCTTTACGTATCCCGTTCTGGGTGTCCCACTTTAATCTTTACGTTTGGAATATTTGCTTTTATATTGTAGCATAAATGTCTTAGTATTTGTCAAAAATTGTGCAAATGATtgtttaattaatcaaatttaTTGGGGCTCTAAATCTTTCACATTTCCCAATGTCATTTGGACAATAGCAAAAACATTATCAATAAACAtaatttgcattgtttaaataaaacaAGAAGGAACCTTTATCAACAGTAATTACTCTGTAGTTGTTAAATCGTGTGGATGAAGCcaacgtaaaaaataaaaagggacgGATGAAGTACTTCATTCTCCATATTTATCTTTCTCCCATGATCCTCACACATAATCACATCATCTTTTCTCACAATAAATTTTCAACCACTatcaaatattttcaataaagAATCAACACATCCCCACTTACATCATTATGATAAGAAAATCAACTTACCTTCCTTGATATTTGTGTCGATTAACCTGTACTCCTGAAAAATACAGAGAGAGTATATATAGatataaattaaaacaaaataaatttggaccgaattttattcaatatttgaaAACCGAATTTGAATTTGGATTGGGTTGATTAAGCATCCCTAATCCTCAACTCCTCACCTGGGAAGCACGAACACGCCATTGGGCTGCCGTGTCCTGTGTCCGACACCGACACGCCTTGGACACGCGAAAATATGTGCCCGACATGCGAAATCACgtgtccatttttttttttttttttgaaaaatcagGACATGAGACACACAGGCGGATACACGATGGACACGTCTTGAACACAtatttcaatattaattaatatttcagATTACTATGTTTTTTCACAATTCCTTCGAAGGTCTCCTGAGCAATCAACAACCTTCATAAACATAGGACTAGATTCACAAGCCACCATCCATCATGTGAATTTGATCTTATGTTTACGAATGCTTGGTGTTCATTCACAACAATCTCCGCCTACTTTCTAGAAGGAGTGAACGTTATTACAAAGGAAGAGCAAAAATGTGGTATGTAAGAGGAGATGATTATTGTGCCATTATCGTGTTATTTTGTGTAGAATAGTTCCATTTTCTTATTTGAATGTcgttaataaatttaattactttttgcatattattttattaatgactgtaattctatcttttttttatatatattatattatctTAATATTATTACCCGTATCCCCGTGTCCATTATTTTTAAGACTGAATCCGTGTCCGTATCCATTTTGATGCAACCTAGCTCTCACCACCAATTTTTGTATTTAGTGGTGAACACCTCACATTAAAACATAATCACAAAATTTTCAAACACGAACCTAAAAATCATGGATCCACATCCAccttttaatttgtttaaaatttGAACTAAAACTGACAGTCGCAGTCCCACTCATACTCCCCACATCTCACCTCCAAAAATAAACTCCAGACAAAATATTTAAACCGGAATCTCCGCTAAATCGCTAACCCCCACACAAACATAACGCACCAATAATTcatttcaaatcttcaaatcaaaccctCATTTTTTGCTGTTTATTAATCTCATTCAAAAAAAATCGTTTATAAACCTCCTTTATTTCTCCCTCAAAAAACACCCACACTGctttccttctctctcctcaacattaaaataaaaataaaaatgaaagctTCACTAAGATTCAGAGAAGAGCAAAAACCCCTCTTCAAAGCCAAAATACCTCTCAACATCTTAGGCTTACCCTTCCAATCATCCCTCTTAGCCGGCGATTCCAAGGAGCTCTCTCTTGGCCTCGGCACATTCTTCGACTATGGCCCATCGTTTCGCCTATCATACCGCCCCAACGATTCGTTtaatcctttctctctcctcgtcaAAACCGGAATCGGCCACTTTGGTTCCCCAAACGACGCCCCAATGACTATGACGGCGGAGTTCAATTTCCTCGGGAATTCCTCCTCGTCTAACCCTAGATTTTTCCTCCATTTTAAGCCTCAATTCGGTGATTTCTCGATCAAGAAATCGCAATCCTCGACGTCGATTTGTCCGGGTCGATTTGAATCAAACGGTGCCGCTTTCGAGGGGGAGGTTGATAATTCATTGGAGGTGATTGAGAAGCCGCTTGAGATGGGTAACGACGATTATTTCTCGGTGGGAAATGCAGGGAGTAAAATTACCGCATTACCCCTGAAATCATCAGTGGAGAACGCCGTCTCCGGGATGGAATTAGGGGCAAAGACGGTACTCCCAATCCGAAAGGGCGCCGTTCTGAAACTCCGGTGGGGGGTTAAATTCCCCGAAGGGCTCCAAGCTTTGATGAAGAATCCCACGGCTAAGATGTCTCCACGTGGAATCCCGCAACTCGTGCTCAACAAAATTGGGATCGAACACGTGGCTAAAGACGATAGTAAGAAGGTGGACCCTGATGACGTGGCGCGGAGCGTTTCTGTTGCTAGTAGTGCTGAGCTGGCGGAGACTTGCTTCACTGTGAAGAGGCAGCTTGAAACGCTGCGTTCTGAGAATGCTCAATTAGGGAAGTCGTTGGAGGATTTGAAGGGGGAGTTTGCTAATAAAGGGTTTAAGATTAAGGAAGGAGGAGACAGAAAATTAGCTGAGATTAAGGAAGGGGATAATTAAAAATTAGAGTTTGATTAGGATAATAATATTGGATCTTTCAGTAGTACGGAGTATGagttttataattatttatttattttcattatacaATGGTTCGATATTTTGGTATGTATAGTTTAGTTCGTTTTATGTTTTTGGTTGAAGGGTAGCATGTTTTATGCTCTCAATTGGCTATCAATTTAATTCGACAAGAAATCAATATTTCAGTTTATTACACCTTCAATTTATTGTTTCTTACCATACTTTTAAACCTATTTTCAtatagagttatgttatttcccATAAATATATGTTACTTTCGCTTTcatgttattttttataaagctaatgttatttttttcataaaaagcaaacataacattattttaatgtGAGAGTACCTTTCTCCTTGTACTCTCGAGTGTACCTAATAATTTGTGATTTTTGTTCTGTATTTTAGTGCTGCTGCATtgaattttattcttttttataaaatttggAATATGTCAAAGATGCTCatatttttgatgattttgttgaGTTCTCTGTATAATTTTATGATTTTGACATTTGCGTGCTAAACTATGACAACGTCACATTTCGACTAAAGTTGTGTATATAATTTTCCAGTATGAGTGCCTAATTAGATTTTATGTGAGCTTTTTAAGTCAAATGGAGCAAATAAAATGAGACTGATGGAGTATAATGTCAAAGTTTGGTGATGTTTTGTTAGTAAACTGTTGCCTAGTAATTTATGTTTTGACAAATTTATGATGATTGAGCAAGTTAAGGTAAATGAGTACTCTTGAAGTTAACTTTGTTGTAGAGAAAGATGTTAAACAAGTGACAACAAGTTCTTCTTAGTTGAGCTAAGCTGTTAGGAACTTCGGATGCTTACCTTGCCATTTTTGTGCCACCATACTCGAATCTTACAATTTTGGTTAGTTTCACTAATATAGAACCTGTAAAAAGGATTTCAGAGTAAAATTGTGTATGTTTGGATTAGATTGTGGCTCAGCACTCAGCAGTACTCGGTAATTGCTCGGAAAAGCTATTCATAACAGCATAAGTCGagtaaatatttttataaggAGTTGTATTGTATGTTAAGTGGCAA contains these protein-coding regions:
- the LOC110785071 gene encoding uncharacterized protein translates to MKASLRFREEQKPLFKAKIPLNILGLPFQSSLLAGDSKELSLGLGTFFDYGPSFRLSYRPNDSFNPFSLLVKTGIGHFGSPNDAPMTMTAEFNFLGNSSSSNPRFFLHFKPQFGDFSIKKSQSSTSICPGRFESNGAAFEGEVDNSLEVIEKPLEMGNDDYFSVGNAGSKITALPLKSSVENAVSGMELGAKTVLPIRKGAVLKLRWGVKFPEGLQALMKNPTAKMSPRGIPQLVLNKIGIEHVAKDDSKKVDPDDVARSVSVASSAELAETCFTVKRQLETLRSENAQLGKSLEDLKGEFANKGFKIKEGGDRKLAEIKEGDN